From a region of the Desulfuromonas sp. KJ2020 genome:
- a CDS encoding DUF445 family protein, giving the protein MSYEQVLPYLLPPLLGALIGYVTNYIAIRMLFRPLHPWRLLGIRLPLTPGIIPAKRGELAEKMGEMVGSHLLTSEDVGRALEKEGFRRELKGAVADKLGSFLDRDLGTVESLVPVDFRGRFRDLVDLLRYKVVKSVFAYADSEAFEQALRGYLQRKGDELLARDLESFLTPERYSGLRGHLDDRLTTLLTSPAVGRAVGTFVDSRSERLLASQRSIRELLPADLVEVILVQMEKEIPPLLEKFGGMLYDPDFRQRLVQKGREGIEGFLDSLGGLSGLLAGFINLDKIYARIPEFLDKAGDEIARWLREEKTQAEVAALLRERVGALLDRPLASYLEKVSYEKVAGMRRFARERVVTMVQSRKAVDSLLLLTESGLEKIKDRSFASLLEKALPSGGLQQGRDYAADRLLALLRSTEARDALDALLSNWLENWLFGRPLGKLSSRIPTDVREELVDGLYGQLAELLKKEVPPLVETLNVSRMVEEKVNSLDILKVEGLLMGIMKEQFKYINLFGALLGFLIGLVNLVLLRLI; this is encoded by the coding sequence ATGTCCTACGAACAGGTCCTCCCTTATCTGCTGCCGCCCCTGCTTGGGGCCCTGATCGGCTATGTGACGAACTACATCGCCATCCGCATGCTCTTTCGCCCCTTGCACCCTTGGCGCCTCCTCGGGATTCGCCTGCCCCTGACGCCGGGGATCATTCCGGCCAAGCGCGGCGAACTGGCGGAGAAGATGGGCGAGATGGTCGGCAGCCACCTGCTGACGTCCGAGGATGTCGGCCGGGCGTTGGAAAAAGAGGGCTTCCGCCGTGAACTCAAGGGGGCGGTAGCCGACAAGCTCGGCAGCTTCCTCGACCGGGATCTGGGGACCGTCGAATCCCTGGTGCCGGTCGATTTTCGTGGCCGTTTTCGAGACCTGGTCGACCTGCTGCGCTACAAGGTGGTCAAGTCGGTCTTCGCCTACGCCGACTCCGAGGCCTTCGAGCAGGCGCTGCGCGGTTATCTGCAGCGCAAGGGGGATGAACTGCTGGCCCGCGATCTCGAGAGCTTTCTGACGCCGGAGCGCTACAGCGGTCTGCGCGGCCATCTCGATGATCGTCTCACGACGCTGCTGACCTCCCCCGCCGTCGGCCGCGCCGTCGGCACGTTCGTCGACAGTCGCAGCGAGCGCCTGCTGGCCTCGCAACGGTCGATCCGCGAACTGCTGCCGGCGGATCTGGTCGAGGTCATCCTGGTCCAGATGGAGAAGGAGATTCCTCCCTTGCTGGAGAAGTTCGGCGGCATGCTCTACGATCCCGACTTCCGCCAGCGTCTGGTGCAGAAAGGGCGCGAAGGGATCGAGGGTTTTCTCGACTCCCTCGGCGGCCTGTCGGGACTGCTGGCCGGCTTTATCAACCTGGACAAGATCTACGCCCGCATCCCCGAGTTTCTCGACAAGGCCGGGGACGAAATCGCCCGCTGGCTGCGGGAAGAAAAGACCCAGGCCGAAGTGGCCGCCCTGCTGCGCGAGCGCGTCGGTGCCCTGCTCGACCGGCCGCTGGCCAGTTACCTGGAAAAAGTCTCCTATGAAAAAGTCGCCGGAATGCGCCGCTTCGCCCGCGAGCGTGTGGTGACGATGGTGCAGAGCCGCAAGGCCGTCGATTCCCTGCTGCTGCTGACCGAGAGCGGTCTTGAAAAGATCAAGGATCGCTCCTTTGCCTCCCTGCTGGAAAAGGCCCTGCCGTCCGGGGGTTTGCAGCAGGGGCGCGACTATGCCGCCGACCGGCTGCTGGCTCTACTGCGTTCCACCGAGGCACGGGACGCCCTCGATGCCCTGCTGTCCAACTGGCTGGAAAACTGGCTTTTCGGGCGCCCCCTGGGCAAGCTGTCGTCCCGTATCCCGACGGACGTGCGCGAAGAGCTGGTGGACGGCCTCTACGGGCAGCTGGCCGAGCTGCTCAAGAAGGAAGTGCCGCCCCTGGTGGAAACCCTCAATGTCAGCCGCATGGTGGAGGAGAAAGTCAATTCCCTCGATATCCTCAAGGTGGAAGGGCTGCTTATGGGCATTATGAAAGAGCAGTTCAAGTACATTAACCTCTTCGGCGCCCTGCTCGGTTTTCTTATCGGGCTCGTCAACCTCGTCCTGCTCCGCCTGATCTGA
- a CDS encoding sugar phosphate nucleotidyltransferase, with the protein MKIVLPVAGKGTRLRPHTHTKAKSLVHVAGKTVLEHIVSRLAPLQAEEYIFITDENGAQIERFMTETFPDLSCSYIVQKERLGPAHAVALASPRIRPGDDVLVVFNDTIFVTDLTRLQALCGDCDGLIYSKEVEDYQRFGVNVLRGDYIVDMVEKPDTPISRLAQVGLYYLKDGARFMGYLQKTIEAGQTVKGEYYLPAVFMNMIGDGLKFRAPEIDAWLDCGKPETLLKTNRYLLKGRHHCHGQADNTVLIEPVHIGRGAVIRNSVIGPNVSVAAGCLIEESVIRDSIINTDSQVRGMVLRDSILGDAVALVSKPRRMNIGDHSLIEMEG; encoded by the coding sequence ATGAAGATTGTTCTGCCGGTGGCCGGCAAGGGCACACGCCTGCGGCCCCATACCCATACCAAAGCCAAGTCCCTCGTCCATGTTGCCGGCAAGACGGTGCTCGAACACATCGTCAGTCGGCTGGCGCCCCTGCAGGCCGAGGAGTACATCTTCATCACCGACGAAAACGGCGCCCAGATCGAGCGCTTCATGACCGAAACTTTCCCGGACCTGTCCTGCAGCTATATCGTGCAGAAAGAGCGTCTCGGCCCGGCCCATGCCGTCGCCCTGGCGTCGCCGCGCATTCGCCCCGGCGACGATGTGCTGGTGGTGTTCAACGACACCATTTTCGTCACCGATCTGACGCGCCTGCAGGCGCTGTGCGGTGACTGCGACGGCCTCATCTATTCCAAGGAGGTCGAGGACTACCAGCGCTTCGGCGTCAACGTGCTGCGGGGCGATTATATCGTCGACATGGTGGAGAAGCCCGACACCCCCATCTCCCGTCTGGCCCAGGTTGGCCTCTATTATCTCAAGGACGGCGCCCGCTTCATGGGCTACCTGCAGAAGACCATTGAGGCCGGCCAGACGGTCAAGGGGGAGTATTATCTGCCCGCCGTCTTCATGAACATGATCGGCGACGGCCTGAAATTCCGGGCCCCCGAAATCGACGCCTGGCTCGACTGCGGCAAGCCCGAAACCCTGCTGAAGACCAACCGCTACCTCCTCAAGGGGCGCCATCACTGCCACGGTCAGGCGGACAACACCGTGCTCATTGAGCCGGTGCATATCGGCCGGGGGGCGGTGATACGCAACAGCGTCATCGGTCCCAACGTGTCGGTGGCGGCCGGCTGCCTCATCGAAGAGAGCGTCATCCGCGATTCCATCATCAACACCGATTCCCAGGTGCGCGGCATGGTGCTGCGCGATTCGATCCTCGGCGACGCCGTCGCCCTGGTGAGCAAGCCCCGCCGCATGAATATCGGCGACCACTCCCTGATCGAGATGGAGGGCTGA
- the hslO gene encoding Hsp33 family molecular chaperone HslO, whose protein sequence is MKDHLVRIVSRDGSLRAAAATTTALAEAICSRQGTDATAAVALGRLVTGTALLGSLLKGDQRLALMIEGNGPLQKLQAETDADGHVRGSIRIPVADLPLQEGRFDVAGAIGRAGFLHVVKDLGLKEPYRGMVQLYTSEVAEDLAYYLTTSEQVPSSVGLGVYIEADGTISSAGGFLVQSLPNAREETLVQLEKRLTDLPPLTTLLRQGLAPVQILETLFAGIPFDILAQTDLEFRCHCRRDQVRQMLLSLGREELRELSEREEPTTVTCEFCKEVYTFSREELQKLLET, encoded by the coding sequence ATGAAAGACCATCTGGTACGTATCGTCAGCCGGGACGGCTCCTTGCGGGCCGCCGCGGCTACCACCACCGCCCTGGCCGAAGCCATCTGTTCGCGGCAGGGAACCGACGCCACCGCCGCCGTCGCCCTCGGCCGCCTGGTCACGGGGACGGCGCTGCTCGGCAGCCTGCTCAAGGGCGATCAGCGCCTGGCCCTGATGATCGAGGGCAACGGCCCGCTGCAGAAGCTGCAGGCCGAGACCGATGCCGACGGCCATGTGCGAGGCTCCATCCGGATCCCCGTCGCCGACCTGCCCCTGCAGGAGGGCCGCTTCGACGTAGCAGGCGCCATCGGCCGCGCCGGTTTTCTCCACGTGGTCAAGGACCTGGGGCTCAAGGAGCCCTACCGCGGCATGGTCCAGCTCTATACCAGCGAGGTGGCTGAAGACCTCGCCTACTATCTGACCACCTCCGAACAGGTGCCCTCGTCGGTAGGGCTCGGCGTTTACATCGAAGCCGACGGCACCATCTCCAGCGCTGGCGGTTTTCTGGTGCAATCCCTGCCAAACGCCCGTGAGGAGACCCTGGTCCAGCTCGAAAAACGCCTTACCGACCTGCCGCCGCTGACCACCCTTCTCCGTCAGGGGTTGGCTCCCGTGCAAATCCTGGAGACCCTCTTTGCGGGCATCCCCTTTGACATCCTGGCGCAGACCGATCTGGAATTCCGCTGCCATTGTCGTCGGGACCAGGTCCGTCAGATGCTGCTTTCCCTGGGCCGGGAGGAGTTGCGGGAACTCAGCGAACGCGAGGAGCCGACCACGGTAACCTGTGAGTTCTGCAAGGAGGTCTACACCTTCAGCCGGGAGGAACTGCAGAAACTGCTTGAGACCTGA
- the rimO gene encoding 30S ribosomal protein S12 methylthiotransferase RimO — protein sequence MKALKKEKVSLVSLGCPKNLVDAEVMLGHLPADRFEIVTDESQADIIIVNTCAFIHDAKEESIETILEVADYKKEGRCRLLVVSGCLPQRYQEELAAELPEVDLFMGTADAARIVELIEARSAAKEPLYAVSAPDFLYDHLTPRVTSSPFYSTYVKIAEGCANYCSYCVIPQLRGTLRSRSIDSVVSEVRRLVASGVKEINLIAQDITAYGTDRDDGARLEDLLRELVKIEELPWLRLLYAYPDGVSDELIDLIAAEEKICNYLDIPLQHFDDRILGLMNRRIDSAGIRRLVDRMRQCIPDLTLRTSFIVGFPGETEEEFQRLLDFVNEGHFERVGVFRYSREEGTAAAAMEEQVPERTKNARYNKLMKAQSRVSFRKNRALKGRVEPVLVEGYSEETELLLRGRSIRQAPDIDGQVYITAGYAEVGDIVSLRITDSSEYDLIGEIVEEE from the coding sequence ATAAAGGCCTTGAAAAAAGAGAAAGTCAGTCTGGTCAGCCTGGGTTGCCCGAAAAATCTGGTCGACGCCGAGGTCATGCTCGGTCATCTTCCCGCCGACCGCTTCGAGATCGTCACCGACGAGTCGCAGGCGGACATCATCATCGTCAATACCTGCGCCTTCATCCACGACGCCAAGGAAGAGTCCATCGAGACGATTCTGGAAGTGGCCGACTACAAAAAGGAGGGACGCTGCCGATTGCTGGTGGTAAGCGGCTGCCTGCCGCAGCGCTACCAGGAGGAACTGGCGGCCGAACTGCCGGAGGTCGACCTTTTCATGGGGACGGCCGATGCGGCCCGCATCGTCGAGCTGATCGAAGCACGCTCGGCGGCCAAGGAGCCTTTGTACGCCGTCAGCGCCCCGGATTTTCTCTACGACCACCTGACCCCCCGGGTGACCTCTTCCCCCTTTTATTCAACCTATGTCAAAATCGCCGAGGGCTGCGCCAATTATTGCTCCTACTGCGTCATTCCTCAGCTGCGCGGCACCCTGCGTTCCCGCAGCATCGACTCGGTGGTGAGCGAAGTGCGCCGTCTGGTGGCGTCAGGGGTTAAGGAGATCAATCTCATTGCCCAGGATATTACCGCCTACGGCACCGACCGCGACGACGGCGCCCGCCTGGAGGATCTGCTGCGCGAACTGGTCAAGATCGAGGAGCTGCCCTGGCTGCGGCTGCTCTATGCCTATCCTGACGGCGTGAGCGATGAACTCATCGATCTTATCGCGGCCGAAGAGAAGATCTGCAACTACCTCGATATTCCCCTGCAGCATTTCGACGACCGTATCCTGGGGCTGATGAACCGCCGCATCGACTCCGCCGGCATCCGCCGCCTGGTCGACCGTATGCGTCAGTGCATTCCCGACCTGACCTTGCGCACCTCGTTTATCGTCGGTTTTCCCGGCGAGACGGAGGAGGAGTTCCAGCGCCTGCTCGATTTCGTCAACGAAGGACATTTTGAACGGGTGGGGGTCTTCCGCTATTCGCGGGAAGAAGGGACGGCGGCGGCCGCCATGGAGGAGCAGGTGCCCGAGCGGACCAAAAACGCCCGCTACAACAAGTTGATGAAGGCCCAGAGCCGGGTCTCCTTCCGCAAGAACCGCGCCCTGAAGGGGCGCGTCGAGCCGGTGCTGGTGGAGGGCTACAGCGAGGAAACGGAGCTGCTCCTGCGCGGTCGTTCCATTCGGCAAGCCCCTGATATCGACGGGCAGGTGTATATCACGGCCGGCTATGCCGAGGTCGGCGACATCGTCTCCCTGCGCATCACCGACTCCTCAGAATATGACCTGATCGGCGAGATCGTCGAGGAGGAGTGA
- a CDS encoding YajQ family cyclic di-GMP-binding protein: MPSFDIVSKVDMQEVDNAVNQTVKEISQRFDFKGSTNEVTLEKDAIVILAADDYKLQAIVDILKGKLVRRQVSPKCLDFGKKEPASAGAVRQRVAIVQGISKEKGKEIIKLIKDSKLKVQPQIMEDQVRVAGKKIDDLQEVIQLLKGQDLDVELQFINMRS; the protein is encoded by the coding sequence ATGCCGAGTTTTGACATCGTATCCAAGGTGGATATGCAGGAAGTGGATAACGCCGTCAATCAGACGGTGAAGGAGATCAGTCAGCGTTTCGACTTCAAGGGATCGACCAACGAGGTGACGCTGGAAAAGGACGCCATCGTCATTCTGGCCGCCGACGACTACAAGCTGCAGGCCATCGTTGACATCCTCAAGGGCAAGCTGGTGCGACGCCAGGTGTCGCCCAAATGCCTCGACTTCGGCAAGAAGGAGCCGGCCTCCGCCGGTGCTGTCCGGCAGCGGGTCGCCATCGTGCAGGGGATCTCCAAGGAAAAGGGCAAGGAGATCATCAAACTCATCAAGGACAGCAAACTCAAAGTGCAGCCGCAGATCATGGAAGACCAGGTCCGGGTGGCCGGCAAGAAGATCGACGATCTGCAGGAAGTCATTCAACTGCTCAAAGGGCAGGATCTCGACGTCGAACTGCAGTTCATCAACATGCGCTCTTAG
- a CDS encoding outer membrane lipoprotein carrier protein LolA — MAWHRLKIFLTIFSSLVLLLVAGEAPAQEPELAHVVEAVEAPFRPDSSGRQAIASFEAAFAQQSVIASLEQSQEGSGLMQVKFVPPKKETPAKVRFRWIYTNPSRQEIVSDGETVWVYLPENQQVLQSSLAEVGAGQAQENPLVFITGLGNLSENFTLSWASPRQDQNGNYLLALAPKKSSAMIQTLRLAVAKEAMLSQGSEPVFPLRTVEIIDTNGNRTHLTFTGVRINPKLADSRFTFQVPEGVEVVTPDQFGPSF; from the coding sequence ATGGCATGGCACCGCCTGAAGATTTTTTTGACGATTTTTAGTTCTCTCGTTCTGCTGCTGGTCGCCGGGGAGGCGCCCGCCCAGGAGCCGGAACTGGCGCACGTGGTTGAGGCCGTGGAGGCTCCTTTTCGCCCCGACTCCAGCGGGCGGCAGGCCATTGCTTCTTTCGAGGCCGCCTTTGCACAGCAGTCGGTGATTGCCTCCCTCGAACAGAGCCAGGAGGGCAGCGGTCTCATGCAGGTGAAATTTGTCCCGCCGAAAAAAGAGACGCCGGCCAAGGTCAGGTTCCGCTGGATCTATACCAATCCCTCCCGTCAGGAGATCGTCTCCGATGGCGAGACGGTCTGGGTTTACCTGCCGGAGAACCAGCAGGTGCTCCAGAGCTCCCTCGCAGAGGTCGGCGCCGGTCAGGCCCAGGAAAATCCCCTGGTCTTCATCACCGGGCTCGGCAACCTGTCGGAAAATTTTACCCTGTCCTGGGCCAGTCCGCGCCAGGACCAGAACGGCAACTACCTGTTGGCGCTGGCGCCCAAAAAATCTTCGGCCATGATACAGACCCTGCGCCTGGCCGTGGCAAAAGAAGCGATGCTGAGCCAGGGTAGCGAGCCGGTCTTTCCCCTGCGGACGGTAGAGATCATCGACACGAACGGCAACCGGACCCACCTGACCTTTACCGGGGTGCGCATCAATCCGAAGCTGGCGGACAGCCGGTTTACCTTTCAGGTGCCCGAGGGTGTCGAAGTGGTGACGCCCGACCAGTTCGGACCGTCCTTCTAG
- a CDS encoding chemotaxis protein CheD, with protein sequence MTAPVREKVGIAACRVARAPLRLIAPGLGSCLGIVLYDPAVKVGGLAHSLLPAPPAGMAEERTGKFVDGAILGMVAEMTALGADRQRMWARIAGGAHMFASLPGSAEDRVGARNVRQARQTLESLRIPLQGEDVGGDFGRTLEFDLATGQVRVRTVCGPQSDYLI encoded by the coding sequence ATGACGGCGCCGGTCCGGGAAAAGGTGGGCATCGCCGCCTGCCGCGTGGCCAGGGCGCCGTTGCGGTTGATCGCCCCCGGTCTCGGCTCCTGTCTGGGGATTGTGCTTTACGACCCGGCGGTCAAGGTCGGCGGCCTGGCTCATTCCCTGTTGCCGGCCCCGCCGGCGGGGATGGCCGAGGAAAGAACAGGCAAGTTTGTCGACGGAGCCATCCTCGGCATGGTGGCGGAGATGACCGCCCTGGGGGCCGACCGGCAACGGATGTGGGCCAGAATTGCCGGCGGCGCTCACATGTTTGCCTCGCTGCCGGGGTCGGCCGAAGACAGGGTGGGGGCGCGCAACGTGCGCCAGGCCCGGCAGACCCTGGAGTCCTTGCGCATTCCCCTGCAGGGTGAGGATGTCGGCGGGGATTTCGGGCGCACCCTGGAATTTGATCTGGCAACGGGCCAGGTTCGGGTGAGAACGGTGTGCGGACCCCAGTCCGATTACCTGATTTGA
- a CDS encoding chemotaxis protein CheC: MKGQGLTALQLDALREISHIGMGQGATALSQLLSERVELRVPRVAEVDIAQVPELLGGAETPVVGMTLQIVGDASGDLLLLLSQGSARELLSRLLGRPHQGPKRNLDELDSSALQELANILASVYLGVLGDLLGIALRPSPPSLAADMLGAIVDDILIAQSLGGDTVLMVETEFVGAPQATAAMVGHLFLLPAPSLLAALERRLEEA, encoded by the coding sequence ATGAAGGGCCAAGGCCTCACCGCCCTGCAGCTCGACGCCCTGCGAGAAATCAGCCATATCGGTATGGGGCAGGGGGCTACGGCCCTTTCGCAGCTTCTCTCCGAACGGGTCGAACTGCGGGTGCCCCGTGTCGCTGAAGTCGATATCGCCCAGGTGCCCGAACTGCTTGGCGGCGCCGAGACGCCTGTCGTCGGCATGACGCTGCAGATCGTCGGCGACGCCAGCGGCGATCTTTTGCTGCTTCTTTCGCAAGGGAGCGCCCGCGAGTTGCTGAGCCGTCTGTTGGGGCGTCCCCATCAGGGCCCGAAACGGAATCTGGATGAGCTCGATTCTTCGGCGCTGCAGGAACTTGCCAACATTCTGGCCTCGGTTTATCTTGGCGTTCTTGGCGACCTGCTGGGGATAGCGCTGCGACCCTCCCCACCCTCACTGGCGGCCGATATGCTGGGGGCCATTGTGGATGATATCCTCATCGCCCAGAGCCTGGGCGGCGATACGGTTTTGATGGTGGAAACCGAATTCGTCGGCGCTCCGCAGGCGACCGCAGCCATGGTCGGGCATCTTTTTCTGCTCCCCGCCCCCTCTTTGCTGGCGGCCCTCGAGCGCAGGCTGGAGGAGGCATGA